In a genomic window of Halodesulfovibrio aestuarii DSM 17919 = ATCC 29578:
- a CDS encoding D-glycero-alpha-D-manno-heptose-1,7-bisphosphate 7-phosphatase gives MAQIKNILLDRDGTVIVDKHYLSDPEKVELIPEGGRALAALQQAGMRLYIVTNQSGIGRGYFTEDDLHACTVRLDELAELFGAMIEDTVFCPHAPEEECDCRKPLTGMWSQLKDMYGLLPEESVMIGDKQADIDLGKNAGLAASILVLTGKGEKERQKLELPEVDESTGYVTVCTENGWMLAVAKDLSAAVRWIENELAQGDN, from the coding sequence ATGGCGCAGATTAAAAATATACTGCTCGATCGTGATGGTACTGTGATTGTAGATAAACATTACTTATCTGATCCGGAAAAAGTAGAACTTATTCCGGAAGGGGGCAGAGCTCTTGCTGCACTCCAGCAGGCAGGAATGCGCTTGTATATTGTCACGAACCAGTCCGGCATCGGGCGTGGATATTTTACAGAAGATGATCTGCACGCATGTACCGTTCGACTTGATGAACTTGCAGAGTTGTTCGGCGCGATGATTGAGGATACTGTTTTTTGTCCGCACGCACCTGAGGAAGAATGCGATTGCCGTAAGCCTCTTACGGGAATGTGGTCTCAGCTTAAAGATATGTATGGGTTACTGCCGGAAGAGTCTGTCATGATCGGAGATAAGCAGGCAGACATTGATCTTGGTAAAAATGCCGGATTAGCCGCATCCATTCTGGTGCTTACAGGCAAAGGTGAAAAAGAACGCCAGAAGCTGGAGCTTCCCGAGGTTGATGAATCTACCGGATATGTGACGGTTTGTACTGAAAATGGCTGGATGCTTGCCGTTGCTAAAGATCTTTCCGCAGCAGTACGCTGGATTGAGAACGAATTGGCACAAGGGGACAACTAG
- a CDS encoding CNNM domain-containing protein, whose amino-acid sequence MFELITAVTFSIVISATCSITEAILYSVPWSHIERLRSSGSKAGRTLFKLRSDVERPITAILTLNTVANTAGATLAGAAFTKVYGAEYMPYFAVGFTVSILLFSEIVPKTLGVSYARQLSGVIARPLNGLVIMLSPIIYICSWMTHKLTSSNKGPNATEDDIRAIVSLSRNAGEIDSSEAASIQNILSLDHKHVHEVMTPRTVTFTLPVDITVKEAQQVLDIKHYSRIPVYAENNEDIVGIVMRRFIYEELAAGRTETKLSTLVRPVNFVLDSVTLDKVLRNFLESREHLFVAIDEYGGVSGVVSLEDVLEEILGTEIVDETDRVDDMQLLARSKRKQLGKDKLITR is encoded by the coding sequence ATGTTTGAGTTAATAACCGCCGTAACATTTTCAATTGTTATTTCGGCAACATGCTCTATTACCGAGGCTATTTTATACTCCGTCCCATGGAGTCATATTGAACGGCTCCGAAGTTCCGGTTCAAAAGCTGGCAGAACTCTATTTAAACTCCGCAGCGATGTTGAACGCCCGATCACCGCAATTCTTACCTTGAACACTGTTGCCAATACTGCCGGTGCTACACTGGCAGGCGCGGCGTTTACCAAGGTCTACGGAGCGGAGTACATGCCGTACTTTGCAGTCGGCTTTACTGTCAGCATTCTGCTTTTTTCAGAGATTGTTCCCAAAACACTCGGTGTATCCTATGCCCGACAGTTAAGCGGCGTTATTGCCCGGCCGTTGAACGGCTTAGTCATCATGCTCAGCCCGATCATTTACATTTGCTCCTGGATGACGCACAAACTTACGTCTTCCAATAAAGGGCCGAATGCCACTGAAGACGATATCCGCGCCATTGTAAGCCTGTCCCGTAATGCTGGCGAAATCGATTCCAGTGAAGCGGCATCCATCCAGAACATCCTTTCACTTGACCATAAACATGTGCACGAAGTTATGACCCCGCGCACAGTAACGTTTACTCTACCTGTCGATATCACTGTAAAAGAGGCACAACAGGTACTGGACATTAAACACTACAGCCGTATTCCGGTATACGCTGAAAATAATGAAGATATTGTCGGCATTGTTATGCGCCGCTTTATTTATGAAGAACTTGCTGCGGGTCGCACAGAAACCAAGCTTTCAACGCTGGTACGCCCCGTAAACTTTGTGCTGGATTCCGTCACGCTTGATAAAGTGCTTAGAAACTTCCTTGAAAGCAGAGAACATCTCTTCGTTGCTATCGATGAATATGGCGGAGTGAGCGGTGTTGTATCTCTTGAGGATGTGCTTGAGGAAATTCTCGGCACAGAGATTGTTGACGAAACAGACCGTGTAGATGATATGCAGCTGCTGGCAAGAAGCAAAAGAAAACAGCTGGGTAAGGACAAATTGATAACCCGTTAA
- a CDS encoding cytochrome c maturation protein CcmE produces MAKKNGKSVYIAALLLFLGGVGYLLFSGFSQNSVYFLEVSEALAMTPDQLGSARLFGTVKAGKIERHEEGLGVTFILEDAKDKKLVLPVVYDGAVPDTFKAGAEVIVEGNIDDATKAFQARTLMTKCPSKYEKKNRE; encoded by the coding sequence ATGGCAAAGAAAAACGGCAAAAGCGTATATATTGCTGCCCTGCTTCTTTTTTTAGGAGGCGTCGGGTATCTGCTTTTCTCCGGTTTTTCACAAAACAGCGTATACTTCCTGGAAGTTTCTGAAGCTTTGGCAATGACACCGGACCAGCTTGGTTCTGCCCGTCTTTTCGGTACCGTTAAGGCTGGCAAAATTGAGCGACATGAGGAAGGACTGGGCGTTACCTTCATTCTCGAAGATGCAAAAGATAAGAAACTCGTATTACCTGTTGTATACGATGGAGCCGTACCGGATACTTTCAAAGCCGGTGCTGAAGTCATTGTTGAAGGTAATATTGATGACGCAACAAAAGCGTTTCAAGCACGTACGCTTATGACAAAATGTCCATCGAAGTACGAAAAGAAAAATAGGGAATAG
- a CDS encoding heme lyase CcmF/NrfE family subunit has protein sequence MHLLAFLLLVASLLFAIGFGAVAALQIWQGRSTLLHWIEKSQMMITTLITLSSLILLWALINFDFSNYYVSSYTSLDLPLFYRVTAFWAGQAGSLLFWAWSVALCGIIFCYTNAYKALSDGTKMWFWMLFLTFIGFFLFLLTTWSNPFELISPIPADGNGLNPLLQNPGMIFHPPLLFLGYGGFTIPSCLALAQALNGSQHDEGSWTDASRNMILFAWLTLTAGIILGCWWSYMELGWGGYWAWDPVENASLIPWLVGSAFLHTSVIETRRGKLHRTNTFLVALTTISAVFATYLVRSGVVESLHAFGDGGVGTPLLIFIIFFTALALFATATCKNPNAKPMAELFSREGLLLVAAWFLIALSVIILIATMWPVFSKFFTSNPQGLDQNFYNKVCMPLAAVISVLLMICPWMKWKGGVKSTIMLGTVTAVFIATGAGMYIAGYQIPVSILAVGSAAGCIAGIVLLFATDASVRKSNRAISAYGVHIGVALIVIGIAFSGSYKQEIQTRISHGGTAALQEYTFKYKKLYEGQAPGYVFLQAEIDVYEDGKLVGTLEPQRRLYNKFGKNRSFAEVSIIPSFGEELYSSLLGADSQGNITVKLSIEPMVNWFWIGGTLMCLFPFIGFTRFRKSEKVTDAA, from the coding sequence ATGCATCTCTTAGCATTTTTGCTGCTTGTGGCGTCTTTGCTGTTTGCCATTGGCTTCGGCGCAGTCGCTGCATTGCAGATTTGGCAGGGACGCTCTACCCTGCTGCACTGGATCGAAAAATCGCAGATGATGATTACAACTCTCATCACTCTGAGTTCATTAATTCTTCTCTGGGCACTGATTAACTTTGATTTCTCTAATTACTATGTATCAAGTTATACCAGCCTTGATCTTCCGCTTTTCTATCGCGTAACCGCCTTCTGGGCCGGTCAGGCCGGTTCCTTGCTCTTCTGGGCATGGTCAGTTGCGTTATGCGGCATTATTTTCTGTTACACTAACGCGTACAAAGCGCTTTCAGACGGCACTAAAATGTGGTTCTGGATGCTCTTCCTTACGTTTATCGGTTTCTTCTTATTCCTGTTGACCACATGGTCCAACCCGTTTGAGCTTATCAGCCCTATTCCCGCTGACGGTAACGGATTGAACCCGCTGTTGCAGAATCCGGGCATGATTTTTCATCCGCCGCTTCTGTTCCTCGGGTATGGTGGTTTCACTATCCCTAGCTGTCTTGCTCTTGCTCAGGCTCTCAACGGTTCCCAGCACGATGAAGGAAGCTGGACAGATGCGTCCCGCAACATGATTCTGTTTGCATGGCTTACCCTTACCGCAGGTATTATCCTCGGTTGCTGGTGGTCATACATGGAACTTGGCTGGGGCGGATACTGGGCATGGGATCCAGTGGAAAACGCATCGCTTATCCCTTGGCTCGTCGGGTCTGCATTCCTGCATACCTCTGTTATCGAGACCCGCAGAGGCAAGCTGCACAGAACAAACACCTTCCTTGTTGCGCTCACAACCATATCCGCTGTGTTCGCCACCTACCTTGTACGCAGCGGTGTTGTTGAGTCCTTACACGCATTCGGTGACGGTGGCGTCGGAACTCCACTGCTCATCTTTATTATCTTCTTTACCGCGTTGGCCCTGTTTGCAACGGCAACCTGCAAAAATCCAAACGCAAAACCGATGGCTGAACTCTTCAGCCGTGAAGGTTTGCTGCTGGTAGCTGCATGGTTCCTTATTGCACTTAGTGTTATCATCCTCATTGCTACAATGTGGCCGGTATTCTCCAAGTTCTTTACAAGCAACCCGCAGGGACTTGATCAAAACTTCTATAACAAAGTCTGTATGCCTCTGGCAGCCGTCATCTCCGTACTGCTGATGATCTGCCCATGGATGAAATGGAAAGGCGGCGTTAAAAGTACAATAATGCTTGGCACTGTTACTGCTGTCTTTATCGCTACAGGTGCCGGCATGTACATTGCCGGATACCAGATTCCTGTTTCCATCCTTGCTGTAGGTTCCGCTGCCGGGTGTATCGCCGGTATAGTTCTGCTCTTTGCGACAGACGCTTCTGTACGCAAAAGCAACCGGGCCATTAGCGCATACGGTGTGCACATCGGTGTTGCACTTATCGTTATCGGTATTGCATTCTCCGGTTCGTACAAGCAGGAAATTCAGACTAGGATCAGTCATGGCGGAACTGCTGCACTTCAAGAATACACATTCAAATACAAAAAACTGTATGAAGGTCAGGCACCGGGATATGTTTTCCTGCAAGCCGAAATTGACGTTTATGAAGACGGCAAGCTTGTTGGAACGCTTGAACCTCAGCGCCGCCTCTACAACAAATTCGGCAAAAACAGATCCTTCGCAGAAGTATCCATTATCCCGTCCTTCGGTGAAGAGCTTTACTCTTCCCTCCTCGGGGCAGACTCTCAAGGCAATATCACTGTTAAATTGAGTATTGAACCGATGGTTAACTGGTTCTGGATTGGTGGTACGCTTATGTGCCTCTTCCCGTTCATCGGATTTACCAGATTCCGCAAATCTGAAAAGGTAACGGATGCTGCTTAA
- the ccmA gene encoding heme ABC exporter ATP-binding protein CcmA, translated as MLLKLDKVAKFYGNRLIIKDVSCTVEPGTVTILAGPNGAGKSTLLKIMAGLSEPTAGEVKLTVENDSIGYVGHQTFIYPDLSALENLSFWSSLHGQKNDEDTLLAALDRVELKRFAFERAGCFSRGMAQRLNLARVFLLQPSLILLDEPGTGLDVRSMNILHNEIAAAKERGAGLVWISHSVASDLVRADKVLAIRDKKVEYFGEAQGYTPEAVC; from the coding sequence ATGCTGCTTAAACTGGACAAGGTTGCTAAATTTTATGGCAACCGTCTAATCATCAAGGATGTTTCCTGCACGGTTGAACCGGGTACAGTAACAATACTGGCCGGTCCTAACGGCGCGGGCAAATCAACCTTGCTCAAGATTATGGCAGGCCTTTCCGAGCCTACAGCCGGAGAGGTAAAGCTTACAGTAGAAAATGACAGTATTGGATACGTGGGACATCAGACCTTCATTTATCCAGATTTGTCAGCCCTTGAAAACTTGTCCTTCTGGTCTTCCCTTCACGGGCAGAAAAATGACGAGGACACACTGCTTGCCGCACTTGATCGTGTAGAGCTTAAACGCTTTGCATTCGAGCGCGCAGGTTGTTTCTCGCGCGGCATGGCGCAACGTTTGAATCTTGCCCGTGTATTTTTGCTCCAGCCGTCCCTTATCCTGCTTGATGAGCCGGGTACGGGACTGGATGTCCGTTCTATGAACATCCTGCATAACGAAATTGCTGCTGCAAAAGAACGCGGTGCGGGGCTTGTGTGGATCAGCCACTCCGTTGCTTCCGACCTCGTGCGCGCCGACAAAGTACTCGCCATCCGTGATAAGAAGGTTGAATACTTTGGCGAAGCACAGGGCTACACACCGGAGGCGGTATGTTAA
- a CDS encoding heme exporter protein CcmB — MLKAAVSIAAKDLKLVLARGTGLIQALLLGLLLIFVFSLSQQIGEKMSAQAAAAIFWLASVFCQVLIFNTLFSLEEQNGARFGLLLSPAPVQSVWIGKALGGFVLLLCAQAVFLPATIVFLGQSVSNLWHIGLAMLIAIDLGLILLGALLGALSQGQAAKESLLSIILFPLLIPILLAGVRVGSAAFSGIIPEGFGDWLGIACAFDALFGAAGLLLFGYIYSGEE; from the coding sequence ATGTTAAAAGCAGCTGTTTCCATTGCCGCAAAAGACCTGAAACTTGTGCTTGCACGAGGAACAGGACTTATTCAGGCACTTCTACTCGGCTTACTGCTTATCTTTGTATTCAGTTTGTCTCAGCAGATCGGTGAAAAAATGAGTGCACAGGCTGCTGCTGCCATCTTCTGGCTGGCTTCAGTATTCTGTCAGGTACTTATCTTTAATACGTTATTCAGTCTGGAAGAACAAAACGGCGCACGCTTCGGCCTGCTCCTTTCCCCTGCCCCTGTGCAGTCGGTCTGGATAGGCAAAGCCCTCGGCGGTTTCGTTCTTCTTTTATGTGCGCAGGCAGTATTTCTACCGGCAACAATCGTTTTTCTTGGTCAATCTGTATCCAACTTATGGCATATAGGGCTGGCAATGCTCATTGCCATTGACCTTGGATTAATTTTGCTCGGAGCACTGCTTGGTGCGCTTTCACAGGGACAGGCTGCCAAAGAGTCTTTACTCTCTATCATTCTGTTCCCGTTACTTATTCCTATTCTGCTTGCAGGTGTACGCGTCGGGTCTGCCGCTTTTTCCGGTATCATTCCGGAAGGATTCGGGGACTGGCTCGGCATTGCCTGTGCGTTTGATGCGCTGTTCGGTGCCGCGGGGCTTTTGCTCTTCGGCTACATTTACAGCGGAGAAGAATAG
- a CDS encoding cytochrome c biogenesis protein, which translates to MRTKWIAPVALLAAPAMALSQYLIYQYAPVEQVMGIVQKVFYTHLPLAWWSLLSFFCVFVASIMYLKTRKRFWDNVAAASAEVGVLFSGLALVTGMIWGRHSWGVWWTWDPRLTTTLVMWFVYAGYLILRSMSLSTERKAVVSSVVGIAAFIDVPLVFLSARLWRSIHPAVFNSKTGGLEPEMKITAIVCVLCFGLIWATLVGIRSSQMALSDRIDNLTTHDEL; encoded by the coding sequence ATGCGAACAAAATGGATAGCACCTGTGGCGCTTCTGGCCGCACCGGCGATGGCATTAAGCCAGTACCTCATCTACCAGTATGCCCCTGTTGAACAGGTAATGGGCATAGTGCAGAAGGTGTTTTACACTCACCTGCCGCTGGCATGGTGGTCACTCCTCAGCTTCTTCTGTGTATTCGTTGCCTCCATTATGTATTTGAAAACCCGCAAGCGTTTCTGGGACAATGTCGCAGCAGCATCAGCAGAAGTGGGTGTTCTTTTCAGCGGACTGGCTCTGGTCACCGGAATGATCTGGGGACGGCACAGCTGGGGTGTCTGGTGGACATGGGATCCGCGTCTCACCACGACCCTCGTTATGTGGTTCGTATACGCAGGCTACCTAATTCTGCGTTCCATGTCCCTTTCTACAGAACGCAAAGCTGTGGTCAGCTCTGTTGTCGGCATTGCCGCGTTCATTGATGTACCGCTTGTTTTCCTTTCCGCCCGTTTGTGGCGTTCTATCCACCCGGCTGTATTCAACAGCAAAACAGGTGGACTGGAACCGGAAATGAAAATTACGGCTATCGTCTGTGTTCTCTGCTTCGGTCTTATCTGGGCCACCCTTGTAGGCATCCGCTCCTCGCAGATGGCGCTCTCTGACCGTATTGATAATCTGACAACACATGACGAACTTTAA
- a CDS encoding CcmD family protein: protein MESSNWLLMANVAVWVGIAGYLFFIARKHCELSKRVRQMELLND from the coding sequence ATGGAAAGCTCCAACTGGCTCCTCATGGCTAACGTTGCAGTCTGGGTAGGCATTGCAGGCTACCTCTTCTTTATCGCACGCAAACATTGCGAGTTAAGCAAACGCGTTCGCCAAATGGAGCTGCTGAATGACTAA
- a CDS encoding tetratricopeptide repeat protein produces MTNAPMRQPTTVAKIFIAAILLGFAVMLVTSSFYRTKHPSLTKVVQPRNTVSAEAKNDSSAHIAELMGKLKEDANNVKLLEEIAQHFMDDGEYSQARMFIQRGITAQPNNAHLFYMLGMANFKLQSYSKAAKAFETSIAIADDPSARYNLGVLLKYYLDKPAEGNEQFKKIVSSSANKNLKAAAQKELNDK; encoded by the coding sequence ATGACTAATGCTCCAATGAGGCAACCGACTACGGTTGCAAAAATATTCATTGCGGCAATCCTTCTGGGATTTGCTGTAATGCTCGTTACCTCGAGCTTTTACCGTACCAAGCACCCGAGCCTGACCAAAGTTGTCCAGCCTCGCAACACGGTTTCCGCAGAAGCTAAAAACGATAGCTCTGCACACATTGCAGAGCTTATGGGCAAGCTCAAAGAAGACGCAAACAATGTGAAGCTGCTTGAAGAAATTGCCCAGCATTTTATGGATGATGGAGAATACAGTCAGGCTCGCATGTTTATCCAGCGCGGCATTACAGCCCAGCCGAATAACGCGCACCTGTTCTACATGCTCGGCATGGCCAACTTTAAGCTGCAAAGCTACAGCAAAGCAGCTAAAGCTTTTGAGACCTCTATTGCTATTGCAGATGATCCTTCTGCGCGCTATAATCTGGGGGTACTGCTTAAGTACTATCTGGATAAACCAGCAGAGGGTAACGAACAGTTTAAAAAGATTGTTTCCTCATCTGCCAATAAAAATCTTAAAGCCGCTGCGCAAAAAGAACTCAATGACAAATAA
- the guaB gene encoding IMP dehydrogenase: MSVILGKALTFDDVLLLPGYSEATPDQVDLSTKLTNSIALNIPLISAAMDTVTESDMAIAMARHGGIGVIHKNMPFEQQCLEVEKVKKSESGMILDPVTVEPTLTITQALEVMSTYRISGLPVVENGNLVGIITNRDVRFVDDPDETLVSDMMTKDKLVTVPVGTTLEQAKEHLHKHRIEKLLVVDDDNTLQGIITMKDIEKEIKYPKACKDANGRLRVAAALGVGEDCKERAQGLLDAGADVLVLDSAHGHSLNILKAVESIRTSFPDAQIIAGNVATYEGAKALFEAGADTVKVGIGPGSICTTRIVAGVGVPQITAVQECCKAAKEFGRHIIADGGIKYSGDIVKALCVGASSIMIGSLFAGTDESPGETVLYQGRRYKNYRGMGSIDAMKAGSSDRYFQEKSKKLVPEGIVGRVPYKGPVQDSVYQLLGGLRSGMGYIGAKTIVDMPEVSKMVEISTAGLRESHVHDVIITKEAPNYRVEN; the protein is encoded by the coding sequence ATGAGCGTAATCTTAGGCAAAGCACTGACTTTTGACGACGTGTTGCTTCTTCCAGGTTATTCTGAAGCCACGCCGGATCAGGTGGACCTCTCCACCAAGCTCACAAATTCCATCGCACTGAACATTCCACTTATTTCAGCAGCAATGGATACCGTCACCGAATCTGACATGGCCATCGCAATGGCCCGACACGGTGGCATCGGTGTTATTCACAAAAATATGCCATTTGAGCAGCAGTGCCTCGAAGTAGAAAAGGTTAAGAAATCTGAATCCGGAATGATTCTTGACCCTGTGACCGTTGAGCCTACCCTGACCATCACTCAGGCTCTCGAAGTTATGTCTACTTACAGAATTTCCGGCCTTCCTGTCGTTGAAAACGGAAACCTCGTTGGTATCATCACCAACCGTGACGTTCGTTTCGTCGACGATCCTGACGAAACTCTTGTTTCTGACATGATGACCAAAGACAAGCTTGTAACTGTTCCTGTTGGCACCACTCTGGAACAGGCAAAAGAACACTTGCACAAGCACCGCATTGAAAAACTGCTTGTTGTCGACGATGACAACACCCTGCAGGGCATCATTACCATGAAGGATATTGAGAAAGAAATTAAATATCCTAAGGCATGTAAAGATGCGAACGGCCGTCTTCGTGTCGCAGCAGCCCTCGGTGTTGGTGAAGATTGTAAAGAACGCGCTCAGGGTCTGCTCGACGCAGGTGCTGATGTTCTCGTTCTTGACTCTGCACACGGCCACTCACTGAACATTCTTAAAGCTGTAGAATCTATTCGCACCTCCTTCCCTGATGCGCAGATTATTGCCGGCAACGTCGCGACCTACGAAGGTGCAAAAGCTTTGTTCGAAGCTGGCGCAGACACCGTTAAGGTTGGCATCGGCCCTGGCTCCATCTGTACTACTCGAATTGTTGCGGGCGTTGGTGTTCCACAGATCACAGCCGTTCAGGAATGCTGTAAAGCAGCCAAAGAATTTGGCCGTCACATCATTGCTGACGGTGGCATCAAATACTCCGGCGACATTGTAAAAGCTCTGTGCGTCGGCGCATCTTCTATCATGATCGGTTCACTCTTCGCAGGTACTGACGAATCCCCGGGTGAAACTGTTCTTTATCAGGGTCGTCGTTACAAAAACTACCGCGGCATGGGTTCCATCGATGCAATGAAAGCTGGTAGCTCAGACCGTTACTTCCAGGAAAAGAGCAAAAAACTTGTTCCTGAAGGTATCGTTGGACGCGTGCCGTACAAAGGCCCTGTTCAGGACTCCGTATACCAGCTCTTAGGTGGTCTTCGTTCCGGTATGGGTTACATTGGCGCAAAAACTATTGTTGACATGCCTGAGGTTTCCAAAATGGTGGAAATTTCTACTGCAGGTCTTCGTGAATCTCATGTTCACGACGTTATCATTACGAAAGAAGCTCCCAACTACCGAGTTGAGAACTAA
- the guaA gene encoding glutamine-hydrolyzing GMP synthase: MDAISKVVIVDYGSQFTQLIARRVREAGVYSEIHPCIVTAEEVKAMNPSAVILSGGPSSVGDEDAPTLDMGLLELGVPVLGICYGMQLLAHNMGGKLASSETREYGPADFKMTADCPLFADLNREESLRVWMSHGDQVKAVPPCFEIIGSTETLEVAAMACVEKNIYALQYHPEVHHSEGGDTMINNFLFKIAGITPDWTMSGFIDSVIKDCQETVGPEGNVVCGLSGGIDSTVVAVLLNKAIGHRLHCIFVDNGLMRQNEVEEVSSYLREHFDLNLTVVDARERFLSKLEGVEDPEKKRKIIGYEFIDVFDKEAARIENVKFLAQGTLYPDVIESISHKGPSAVIKSHHNVGGLPDDMELELIEPLRELFKDEVRKVAIELGMPDSVVWRHPFPGPGLAIRIIGEITDERLTILRKADKIVQNELTASGWYRKVWQGFAVLLPLKTVGVMGDDRTYENVIALRIVDSVDAMTADWARLPSELLEKISSRIINEVNGVNRVVYDISSKPPSTIEWE, translated from the coding sequence ATGGACGCAATTAGCAAAGTCGTTATTGTTGACTACGGCTCTCAGTTTACTCAGCTTATCGCACGTCGCGTACGCGAAGCGGGCGTATACTCTGAAATTCACCCTTGCATCGTTACAGCTGAAGAAGTCAAAGCAATGAATCCTTCTGCTGTGATTCTTTCCGGTGGCCCTTCAAGCGTAGGCGATGAAGACGCACCTACTCTTGACATGGGTCTGCTTGAGCTTGGCGTACCAGTACTCGGTATCTGCTACGGCATGCAGCTTCTCGCGCACAACATGGGTGGCAAACTTGCAAGCTCTGAGACTCGTGAATACGGTCCTGCAGACTTTAAAATGACTGCAGACTGCCCTCTCTTTGCTGACCTTAACCGTGAAGAATCCTTACGTGTATGGATGTCTCACGGCGATCAGGTTAAAGCTGTGCCGCCTTGTTTCGAGATCATCGGTTCTACCGAGACTCTTGAAGTTGCAGCTATGGCGTGCGTAGAGAAAAACATTTACGCTCTCCAGTACCATCCGGAAGTACATCACTCCGAAGGTGGCGACACCATGATCAACAACTTCCTCTTCAAGATCGCAGGAATAACTCCAGACTGGACAATGTCAGGATTTATCGACTCTGTTATCAAAGATTGTCAGGAAACAGTTGGTCCTGAAGGCAACGTCGTTTGCGGACTCTCCGGCGGCATTGACTCAACCGTTGTTGCTGTTCTTCTGAACAAAGCAATCGGTCATCGTCTCCACTGCATCTTTGTTGACAACGGCCTCATGCGTCAGAACGAAGTTGAAGAAGTTTCCAGCTACCTGCGCGAACACTTCGACCTCAACCTCACTGTTGTAGACGCCCGTGAGCGTTTCTTGTCCAAACTTGAAGGCGTTGAAGATCCTGAGAAAAAACGCAAAATCATCGGCTACGAATTTATCGATGTATTTGATAAAGAAGCAGCACGAATTGAAAACGTTAAATTCCTTGCACAGGGCACCCTGTACCCTGACGTAATCGAATCTATCTCTCACAAAGGGCCTTCTGCTGTAATCAAAAGCCATCACAACGTCGGCGGCCTGCCTGACGATATGGAACTTGAACTCATCGAGCCGCTTCGCGAGCTCTTTAAAGATGAAGTACGTAAAGTTGCTATCGAACTCGGCATGCCTGACTCCGTAGTTTGGCGTCATCCATTCCCTGGTCCTGGTCTTGCCATCCGTATTATCGGTGAAATTACCGATGAACGTCTCACTATTTTGAGAAAAGCAGATAAAATCGTACAGAACGAGTTGACTGCATCCGGATGGTATCGCAAAGTGTGGCAGGGCTTTGCTGTTCTGCTGCCGCTTAAGACTGTTGGGGTTATGGGCGACGACAGAACCTACGAAAACGTTATTGCCCTTCGTATTGTGGATAGTGTAGATGCTATGACAGCTGACTGGGCACGCCTTCCTTCCGAACTGCTGGAAAAAATTTCCAGCCGTATCATTAACGAAGTGAATGGCGTAAACCGCGTTGTTTATGACATCTCCTCCAAGCCACCGAGCACTATCGAGTGGGAATAA
- the tatB gene encoding Sec-independent protein translocase protein TatB has translation MFGIGTTEILVILVVALIVLGPKSLPKVARTLGKGLAEFRRVSTDFQRTINTEIALDEHAKEKKAAEKKIFGDEDSKTEAKSAPEPAAESSTADATGNLAVAPDNAEDAQPIAKETADQKTEKEQA, from the coding sequence ATGTTTGGAATCGGTACTACTGAAATACTGGTTATTCTTGTTGTAGCACTTATTGTGCTGGGTCCTAAGAGTTTGCCGAAAGTGGCTCGTACACTTGGGAAAGGTCTTGCGGAATTCCGCCGTGTATCTACTGACTTTCAGCGTACTATCAACACTGAAATCGCATTAGATGAACACGCAAAAGAGAAAAAAGCTGCTGAAAAGAAAATTTTCGGTGACGAAGACTCTAAAACGGAAGCAAAATCTGCTCCTGAACCGGCTGCCGAGTCGTCAACAGCTGACGCTACCGGAAACCTCGCAGTAGCTCCCGACAATGCAGAAGATGCTCAGCCGATAGCTAAAGAGACTGCTGACCAAAAGACCGAGAAGGAACAGGCGTAA